In Bacteroidota bacterium, the genomic window TGTCAATAACAATCACTTCTCTAATTCCAGAAAAATTAAGAAGCTTATTTTCTATTTCACCTACTTCAATGCGGTAGCCTCTGATCTTTACCTGGGTATCCATCCTGCCAAAAAACTCTATATTGCCATCCGGTAGCCAGCGAGCTAAATCACCAGTCCTGTAAACTCTATTACCGGTAGTAAACAAATCAGTAAATTTTTCAGCAGTTAATTCAGGTCTTTTTAAATAAGCTCTGGCAACCCCGGCACCGCCAATACATAATTCTCCCGGAACACCAATTGGCTGAACCTGATCACCTTCTCCAAGAATATACAATTGCGTATTAATATAGGGTTTTCCTATGGGCAAAACACTTGAAACTGAATCTAAGTCACCTTCAAAAAAGCAGGAATCAATTGTGGCTTCTGTAACTCCATAACTGTTAATTATCCTGAACTTATTATTAAACTGGTTCTTTAGTTTAACAAAGTTTTCTTTACTTAATGTGTCAGAACCAAAAATTAAAATTTTTAAATGATTTAAAGATACTTTTTGCTCCCAGACCTGTTCCATTAAAGGAATAATTAACCCGGGTGTTGATTCAAAAATTGATATTTGATATTTTTCCAAAACCTGGATTAAAGAGGAAATATCTAATCTGAATTCTGCAGGACAAACGATCATTTGTCCTCCATTAACAAAGGATCTTAAAATATCTCCAACAAATACATCGAAAGAAAAACTTGCAAGCTGAAGCAATCTAACATCAAACTCATTTAATTTATAATCCTTTTTCCAGGCTAAGGCTATGTTTACTAAACTTCGCTGTTCCACCATTACTCCCTTAGGTTTCCCTGTGGAACCAGAGGTATATATTACATACGCAAGATCATGGGCCTTTCTTTCAACAGCGGGAAGAGTTTCAGAACCGGATAAGGAATCAGCAGAGAGATAAATAACTTCTCCTCCAAAAACAACCTTTTCCTTTAAAGATTCCTGAGTAACTAATATCTGAATTCCGGAATCTGTCAGCATATGGTCTATTCTGTCCAGAGGATATTCAGGATCAATAGGAACATAAGCAGCACCGGCTTTCCAAACTCCTAAAATTGAAATGAACATTTCCGGTGTCCGATTCATCATTATACCAACTATATCTTCTTTTTTTATTCCTTTCTGAAGAAGAATAGAAGCAAATGAATTTGATTTTTCATCAAGGTCTTTATAAGTAAAATTTTCTTCTGAAGAATTTGCCTGACCAGGAAACGTAAGCACTGTTTTTTCACCATTTATTTTAACCTGTTCTTCGAAAAGATTAATAACTGTTATATTTTCAGGGATTGGATATAGGGTGTTATTTAAATTATTTAAAATGAAACTCTTTTCTTCTGAAGAGATAATAGAAATATCACCGATTGGTATATCAGGATCAGCAATTATGGATAAAATAATGTTCTTAAAATGTCCGGAGAATTTTTCAATTGTTTCTTTTTTAAAGAGACTCAGAGCGTATTCAAAAATGAGCATCATTCGATCAGAGTGCTCCACTACATCTAAAGAAATATCAAATTTTGAAATACCTGTGTCTAATGAATACCTGTTGAATTTTACATCCCCGGACTGTAACTCTCCCATTGAATTATCCTGGTAGGCGAACATTGTATCAAACAGAGGATTTCTGCTCATATCACGCCTCAGGTTCAATTTATCTACTAATGCTTCAAAAGGATAATCCTGATTTTCGTAAGCATTCAGTGTTAAATCTTTTAATTCAAAAAGATATTCTCTGAAGGTTTTATTGTTTTCAGGATAGCTTCTTAATGCAAGTGTATTTACAAACATCCCGATCATATCTTGCAGGTCAGGATGCTTCCTTCCTGCAACAGGCGTTCCTACAACAATGTCTTTTTGGCGGCTGTATTTTGACAGCAAAATATTATAGGCAGCAAGCAAAACCATAAATAAAGTGGCACCGGTTTCCCTTGTTATTTCCTTAAGTTTTGTTAGCGTCTCTCCATTTAATTCTGTTGAAAAGGTAGATCCTTCAAAACTTTGAACAGCAGGTCGCTTAAAATCAGTGGGAAGATCAAGTACAGGCACTTCTTCAGAAAACTGATTTAGCCAGAAGACCTCCTGCATTTTAAGTGCATCAGATTGTAAAAATTGCTGCGTCCAGACCGCATAATCTTTATATTGAATTCTTTGGTCTTCCAATGATTTATCTTCATAAAGCTGCAAAAATTCTCTAACCAATATTTCTGTTGAATAGCCATCTGAAATGATGTGATGCATATCACATAAAAGCAGGTGATAATCATTAGAAACATTAACAACAGCAACTCTTAATAATGGCGCCTGGCTTAAATCAAAAGGTTTTATTAATTGAGCAATAACAGATGGAACCTCTTTCTCGGTGCAGTTTAGGAACTGGAATGGAAGCTTCACTTTTTCATTTATGAGCTGCATAGTTTCCCCATCCACCATTTCAAAGGTTGTTCTTAAAACCTCGTGTCTTTCAAGAAGGGTGCAGAAAACGTGTTTTAATTTTTCCACATCCAAATTACCTTTTATAACAAAGGTACCGGGCATATTATATGATGTGGAAGAACTTTCAAATTGAGAAAGCACGAACAATCTCTTTTGAGCAGGGGAGGCAGGGTAATACCTGGCTGGCTCAGCGGCTTCAATTCTTTTTATATCAGATACTCCCTGTCCTTCGATAAATATTGAAAGTGTACGAATTGTTGGATAATTAAATATTGCCCTCAGCGGTACATCAACCTTTAACTTTCTTTGTATCTGAGAAACCAGGATAGTTCCCCTTAAAGAATGACCGCCAATTTCAAAGAAATTATCTGTAACACTTATTTGTTGAAGGGAAAGAACTTCTTTCCAGATTTCCAGCATTTGCTTTTCGAGCTTTCCTTCTGCTTTGTCAAAATCTTTCGACTTTGAAAGAATTGCAGAAGGAGCAGGTAATTCTTTTCTGTTAACCTTTCCGTTCTGTGTTAGCGGAATATGCTCCAACTTCACAATATGCGAAGGAACCATATATTCAGGCAGAGATGCAATAAGCTCTTGCCTTAAAACAGAAACATCAATATCATTTGATAAAACCACATAAGCACATAAATACTTAAATCCGGTTTTGTCAGCCCTGTCTATAACTACCGCTTTTTTCACTGCAGGATTTACATACAGCCAGCTTTCTATTTCACCGAGCTCAATTCTGTATCCGCGAATCTTTACCTGGTGATCAATTCTTCCGAGATACTCCAGGTTTCCATCCACAAGCCATCTTGCAAGGTCTCCCGTTCTGTACATTTTTTCTCCTGATCGAAATGGATTGCTGACAAACTTCTCAGCAGTTAATTCAGGTGATTTTAAATACCCACGGGAAAGTCCTTTACTGTATATACATAATTCTCCGGGTACTCCAACAGGTTGAATATCTCCTGTGGCAGACAAAATATAAACTTCTTCATTACAGTGCGGCTTACCTATTTTAACTGCCCCTTCACCAATTCTGTAACTTGTACTCCAGATTGTATCTTCTGTAGGACCATAAACATTATATGCATTTAATTTCGGGTAGGAAGAAATGGTTTTATTAAGGTTTTCAGGAAGAGCTTCGCCACCAACTAAAAGAAAATTTATTTTGTTTAAAAAACCCGAACCTCCGGTTTCTAAAAGAACCTGTAAGCGCGATGGCGTTAATTGCAGAACATTTACACCTCCTGAGTTTATTAACTTAATGATAGATTGAGGATTTGATGCAACTTCATCTGTGGCAATCTCTACCTTCATCCCTGTAAGCACACTGCAAATAAGCTCCAGAACAGAAATATCAAAAGTTAATGTTGTTAGAGCCAGTATTGAATCATCCTGAGAAAAACCATATACTTCTGTTAAGTTTGGAAGAAAGCTTAGAACATTTCTATGTTCAATCATTACTCCTTTTGGTTTTCCTGTAGAACCTGAAGTATATATTATGTAAAGTAGATTTTCCGGGTGATTAACTCTTTTTACATTCCCTGTGCTTTCAACTTTTATTTCAGGATCAGCTATATCAACTACTTCACCTTTAAAATTAACTTTATGCTTAAGTGCTGAGGAAGTAACAAGAATTTCAGCCTCACTGTCTGAAAGCATATACTCTATTCTATCTTGCGGATAAGCCGGATCAACAGGAATATAAGCAGCTCCTGATTTTAAAATCCCCCAGATGGCTACCATCATATCAATGCTTCTCTCAACAAGAAGCCCCACCACTTTTTCAGGCGCAGCACCTTTACTTCTTAAAAAGGCAGCAAGCTGATTTGCCCTCTCGTTTAATTGCTGGTAGGTAATTTTGCTTTCTCCACACTTTATAAGCTGCCCAGATGATTGCATTATCCTGTTTTCAAAAAAACTGATAATTGTTTCACTATCTCCGATCTTACTCTTAGGTGAAGTATTGAAATCAACAAGTAATTTATTCCTTTCGCTTTCTGAAAGCAGTTGAATGTCTTTTAATTTAACCGATGCATTTTCAGAAACACTCTCTAAAATATTTTTAAAATGCTCTAATAAGCTTACAATGGTTTCTTTATTAAATAAAGCGCTGGCATATTCTGCTTTTACTTCCAGTCCGGAATCTTTCTCAGTTATTTCAAGTGTGAGATCAAATTTCGCTGTGCCAGCATCAATGTTTAACCTGGAAGTTTGAAGACCTTTAATATTCAAATCTCCTACTTCCATATTTTGAAAAATAAGGACAGTATCAAAAAGCGGGTTTCGGCTTAAATCTCTTGTTAGATTTAGCTTACTTACAAGATCTTCAATTGGGAAATCCTGGTGCATAAATGCTTCTAATGCGTTGTTCCCTACTTCAACTAAAAACTGCTTAAAAGTTTTATCTGCTGAGGGAAAATTTCGCATTGCCAGCATATTTATAAAAACACCAACCATTTTCTGCACTTGGGCGTGCGTTCTGGCTGCTACCGGGCTCCCAACTATTATATCTTCTTGGTTCGAATATCTAGAAAGCAGCACATTATATGCAGAAAGCATCACCATATATAAAGTAGTACCTGTATCTGATGCTAAATTTTTTAATTTTGCTACCAGCTCAGAATTTATATTTGAAGTAATAACAGCACCTCTGTGATCCTGAGTTGCCGGCCGGGCAAAATCTGTGGGAAAGTTTAACACAGGCAGTTCACCTGAATATCGCTCCAGCCAATGTTTCTCCTGCTCAAGAAAATACTCGCTATTAAAATGCTTCTCTTGCCAGACTGCAAAGTCTTTATAGTCTAAGTTAATTTCAGGAAGTTCAAAACCCTGGTAAAAAGCCGAAAATTCTTCTATGATTATCCCCATAGAAGTACCATCTGCTATAATGTGATGTACATCAAACAGCAGCAGGTGATCAGCTTTTCTTTTTACAACTCCTGCTCTAAAAAGCGGCCCTTGAGCAAGGTTATAGGGGCGAACAAACTTTTTTAGAATCACCCCTATTTCATCGTCTTTAAAAAACTCAAGGGCAAATGGAACGGAAGAATGTACAAACTGCACAGGCCCGTCATTTTTTACTCCGAATGTTGTTCTGAATATTTCGTGTCTGGCAATCAGCTTTTTAAAAGACTCCTCAAGCTTTGTATAATTAAGATCACCTTTTATTGAAATGGCACTGGTAATGTTATAAGCAGTATTATCTTTTTCCAGTTGATCAAGAATAAACAACCTTCTCTGGGCCGATGAAAGAGGATAATAATTTCTCTCAGAAACATTTTCTATAGCAGAAAAAACAGAATTTTTACCTGTGTCAATGTATTTCGCTAGTTTTTGAATGGTAGGGGCTTTAAATACTTCCCGCACGTTAAGCTCAACATTAAACTCCTGGAGAATAACAGAAATTAATAAAGCTGCTTTTAAAGAATGTCCACCTAATTCAAAAAAGTTATCGTTAGTTCCAAGCCCTTCAATACCCAAAACATCTTGCCAGATTTTTACTAGTTTTTCCTCCACCTCATTGGCAGGAAGTATATGTTCCTTTAGAGAAAACTGTTCATACTCCAGTCGCTCTAAATGCTGAATCACATCATCAAAAGCTCCGGATTTATAGTGATCACCAAGTTTAAACCTCTGTACCTTTCCACTGGTTGTTTTAGGAATATTATTAACTGGTAAAACGTGCGTAACCTCAAGGGCTATTTTTTGGCTGATATATGATTTTAGCTTTACAGCAAGTTCAATAAATTGTTCAGACTTTCCCCTGTGCTGTACAAATAAAATAATTTCTTCTTTTTGTAATTCCTCATTAGTTGTTCCGAAAGCAACAACCTTTCCCTGCTCCAATTCCTTTAGCTCTTCAGCTATACGCTCAATATCGTGTGCATAAAAATTTTGCCCGTTAAAGAATATTACATCTTTTGCCCTTCCGGTAATTACAAGTTCATTATTGGTTAAAAATCCAAGATCACCTGTATTTAACCAACCATCTGCTGTTATTAGTGATTCAGTGGCAAGTGCATTATTATAATATCCACCCGTAACATTCTTTCCTTTAATTTGAATTGAACCGACAGTTCTATCTTCTAAAGGTTGGTTGTTGTAATCGCATATTCTTACATGGCAATCATTTACAGCAGTACCAACCACCATAAAGCCAACAGATTTTTCACGGTCTGTTATCTCATCGACTTTCTCACCAAAGTTTAATTTGTTTCTATCCAGATAAACAGCCTTATATTCCTTATCAACGGGAGGAAAGGTGACTGCAAGACTTGCCTCTGCCATGCCATAAACAGGAAACATTGCTTTTTTTTGCAAACCTGTGGATGACAAAACATTCAGAAACTTATCACACAAGGCAACAGATATAGGTTCTGCGCCATTTAAGATCCTTCTTACGTGAGATAAGTCCCAATCTTTTATTTGATCTTCTTTATAATAGGATAAAAAATGCTTGTAACCAAAGTTTGGCGAGGCCAAAAAAGTTGCCTTATGTTCATGAACCTTCTTAAGCCACAATGCAGGCTGCCTCACAAATAAATTTGTAGGCATTAATATTTGGTCTATTCCTTTAAAAAGTGGTGTTAAATGAAAACCAATCAAACCCATATCATGGGTTAGTGGCATCCAGCCAAGGGTAGAATCAGTTTCCCTTAAATCTGAACAGGCAATAATTGCCTTTATATTGGTAATTAAATTTTCGTGTGTTAAAACAACACCTTTAGGTTCTCCCGTAGAGCCTGAGGAAAACTGTATAAAAGCAATATCAGCAGGTTGTGAATTATAAACCTCCCCTTTAGTTTCTGATTTTAAAAGCTCCTCAACAAGAATTGATCTTACAGCCATTTCTTCAACAACATTATTATCTGAAGCAGTTTTCTCCCTGAATCTTTTTAAAGTGTCATTACTGCAAACTAAAGTAGGGTTCTTTAGAACTTTCCAGATATTTTGAAGTTTAAACCTGCTTTCGGGATTTACAGCAGGCGCAACAGGAACGGGAATTATACCACCCATTAAACAGGCCCAGAGCGTAATAATAAATTCCTTATTGCTTTCTAACTGAAATACAAGTTCATCCTTAGGTTTTATGCCTTTCTCCTGAAGTTTTCCCAGGATAAATTCTGATTTTTCAACTAACTGTTGATAAGATAAGGTTTCAGAAAGCTTGTCTCCATCAATAAGTATCACACCCTTTTTTGATTTTCTCTGATTCAGAAAAGAATCAACAAGAGACAAATATTCAATCATAAAGCTTAAAAAAAAGAAGATAAATCATTTTCACAGTCTGTTTTTTTTTATTATCCCCCCCTGTTCATGGTGCAAAGGTAAATTTTCTTAATACCAAAGTCAACCAAAACTTTAAAATTAAATTAACATTTTATCATCGGGCTTTTCTAATTAAAATTATCTTTGCGTCAATACATTTTTTTAATGAGATTAATTGGATTCCTAAGAAAAGAGGCCGGAACAGCAGGATATTTATACTTAATTCTTGGTTTAATTTCAGGCTTTGCAAATGCATCTATAATTAAATTTATAGATTTTTTTGTAAATGAAGTAATTAACAAAAAGGGCATAAATGAAGCAACAGAAAAGTATATTTTAATTTTCTTAGGCATTCTTATTACATTTTTTGTTTGCCAGAGAATATTTTCAA contains:
- a CDS encoding amino acid adenylation domain-containing protein — protein: MIEYLSLVDSFLNQRKSKKGVILIDGDKLSETLSYQQLVEKSEFILGKLQEKGIKPKDELVFQLESNKEFIITLWACLMGGIIPVPVAPAVNPESRFKLQNIWKVLKNPTLVCSNDTLKRFREKTASDNNVVEEMAVRSILVEELLKSETKGEVYNSQPADIAFIQFSSGSTGEPKGVVLTHENLITNIKAIIACSDLRETDSTLGWMPLTHDMGLIGFHLTPLFKGIDQILMPTNLFVRQPALWLKKVHEHKATFLASPNFGYKHFLSYYKEDQIKDWDLSHVRRILNGAEPISVALCDKFLNVLSSTGLQKKAMFPVYGMAEASLAVTFPPVDKEYKAVYLDRNKLNFGEKVDEITDREKSVGFMVVGTAVNDCHVRICDYNNQPLEDRTVGSIQIKGKNVTGGYYNNALATESLITADGWLNTGDLGFLTNNELVITGRAKDVIFFNGQNFYAHDIERIAEELKELEQGKVVAFGTTNEELQKEEIILFVQHRGKSEQFIELAVKLKSYISQKIALEVTHVLPVNNIPKTTSGKVQRFKLGDHYKSGAFDDVIQHLERLEYEQFSLKEHILPANEVEEKLVKIWQDVLGIEGLGTNDNFFELGGHSLKAALLISVILQEFNVELNVREVFKAPTIQKLAKYIDTGKNSVFSAIENVSERNYYPLSSAQRRLFILDQLEKDNTAYNITSAISIKGDLNYTKLEESFKKLIARHEIFRTTFGVKNDGPVQFVHSSVPFALEFFKDDEIGVILKKFVRPYNLAQGPLFRAGVVKRKADHLLLFDVHHIIADGTSMGIIIEEFSAFYQGFELPEINLDYKDFAVWQEKHFNSEYFLEQEKHWLERYSGELPVLNFPTDFARPATQDHRGAVITSNINSELVAKLKNLASDTGTTLYMVMLSAYNVLLSRYSNQEDIIVGSPVAARTHAQVQKMVGVFINMLAMRNFPSADKTFKQFLVEVGNNALEAFMHQDFPIEDLVSKLNLTRDLSRNPLFDTVLIFQNMEVGDLNIKGLQTSRLNIDAGTAKFDLTLEITEKDSGLEVKAEYASALFNKETIVSLLEHFKNILESVSENASVKLKDIQLLSESERNKLLVDFNTSPKSKIGDSETIISFFENRIMQSSGQLIKCGESKITYQQLNERANQLAAFLRSKGAAPEKVVGLLVERSIDMMVAIWGILKSGAAYIPVDPAYPQDRIEYMLSDSEAEILVTSSALKHKVNFKGEVVDIADPEIKVESTGNVKRVNHPENLLYIIYTSGSTGKPKGVMIEHRNVLSFLPNLTEVYGFSQDDSILALTTLTFDISVLELICSVLTGMKVEIATDEVASNPQSIIKLINSGGVNVLQLTPSRLQVLLETGGSGFLNKINFLLVGGEALPENLNKTISSYPKLNAYNVYGPTEDTIWSTSYRIGEGAVKIGKPHCNEEVYILSATGDIQPVGVPGELCIYSKGLSRGYLKSPELTAEKFVSNPFRSGEKMYRTGDLARWLVDGNLEYLGRIDHQVKIRGYRIELGEIESWLYVNPAVKKAVVIDRADKTGFKYLCAYVVLSNDIDVSVLRQELIASLPEYMVPSHIVKLEHIPLTQNGKVNRKELPAPSAILSKSKDFDKAEGKLEKQMLEIWKEVLSLQQISVTDNFFEIGGHSLRGTILVSQIQRKLKVDVPLRAIFNYPTIRTLSIFIEGQGVSDIKRIEAAEPARYYPASPAQKRLFVLSQFESSSTSYNMPGTFVIKGNLDVEKLKHVFCTLLERHEVLRTTFEMVDGETMQLINEKVKLPFQFLNCTEKEVPSVIAQLIKPFDLSQAPLLRVAVVNVSNDYHLLLCDMHHIISDGYSTEILVREFLQLYEDKSLEDQRIQYKDYAVWTQQFLQSDALKMQEVFWLNQFSEEVPVLDLPTDFKRPAVQSFEGSTFSTELNGETLTKLKEITRETGATLFMVLLAAYNILLSKYSRQKDIVVGTPVAGRKHPDLQDMIGMFVNTLALRSYPENNKTFREYLFELKDLTLNAYENQDYPFEALVDKLNLRRDMSRNPLFDTMFAYQDNSMGELQSGDVKFNRYSLDTGISKFDISLDVVEHSDRMMLIFEYALSLFKKETIEKFSGHFKNIILSIIADPDIPIGDISIISSEEKSFILNNLNNTLYPIPENITVINLFEEQVKINGEKTVLTFPGQANSSEENFTYKDLDEKSNSFASILLQKGIKKEDIVGIMMNRTPEMFISILGVWKAGAAYVPIDPEYPLDRIDHMLTDSGIQILVTQESLKEKVVFGGEVIYLSADSLSGSETLPAVERKAHDLAYVIYTSGSTGKPKGVMVEQRSLVNIALAWKKDYKLNEFDVRLLQLASFSFDVFVGDILRSFVNGGQMIVCPAEFRLDISSLIQVLEKYQISIFESTPGLIIPLMEQVWEQKVSLNHLKILIFGSDTLSKENFVKLKNQFNNKFRIINSYGVTEATIDSCFFEGDLDSVSSVLPIGKPYINTQLYILGEGDQVQPIGVPGELCIGGAGVARAYLKRPELTAEKFTDLFTTGNRVYRTGDLARWLPDGNIEFFGRMDTQVKIRGYRIEVGEIENKLLNFSGIREVIVIDREDKTGSKYLCAYYTGNSFETKELRTFLLEEIPEYMVPLYFVNLENFPFTPNGKINRKLLPEPAEPDFGLNEIKVPSTAAEEAL